From a single Solanum dulcamara chromosome 4, daSolDulc1.2, whole genome shotgun sequence genomic region:
- the LOC129884575 gene encoding metacaspase-3-like translates to MDRRRCKCQRCGMNMAAPIGAQTISCPRCQSVTQLQPARNNGFANFPPANNNMRPGLPAYPARARRLSPNANNNFQPQQFNRPMSPQINNIRAPAVHGRKRAVLCGINYRGHPKSLKGSINDVLSMRYFLVEKLGFPNASVIVLTEDEKDPYKYPTKANIRSALRWLVHGCRPGDSLVFHYSGHGARVRDRDGDEIDGHDESLCPVDYETEGRILDDEINSTIVRPLPPGARLHGIIDACYSGTFLDLAFVCRIKNRAGYSEWEDHRIGSYKGTSGGTAFSISACDDHQSSGDTTAFTGIPMGALTYSFIQTLEQETKLTYGRLIMSMHNKIREAQKGLGLNGANETQEPQLSSSEPFDIHAKVVAI, encoded by the exons ATGGACAGGAGAAGATGCAAATGCCAGCGGTGCGGCATGAATATGGCAGCTCCCATCGGAGCACAAACAATTAGCTGTCCAAGATGTCAATCTGTTACACAACTCCAACCTGCAAGAAACAATGGCTTTGCTAATTTCCCCCCTGCCAACAACAATATGCGCCCCGGACTTCCAGCTTATCCTGCAAGGGCAAGAAGATTGAGTCCAAATGCTAATAATAATTTCCAGCCCCAACAATTCAACCGCCCTATGTCACCGCAGATTAATAATATCCGAGCTCCTGCGGTACATGGACGAAAACGAGCAGTTCTGTGCGGAATTAATTACCGTGGCCATCCAAAGAGTCTTAAGGGAAGCATTAATGATGTTCTATCCATGAGATATTTTCTGGTTGAGAAGTTGGGGTTCCCAAATGCATCAGTAATTGTCCTTACAG AGGATGAGAAAGATCCATACAAATACCCAACCAAGGCCAATATCAGATCAGCCTTACGTTGGCTTGTTCATGGTTGTCGACCAGGAGATTCACTAGTGTTCCACTACTCTGGTCACGGGGCACGAGTACGAGACCGCGATGGTGATGAGATTGATGGGCATGATGAATCATTATGCCCTGTTGATTATGAGACAGAAGGAAGGATACTAGATGATGAGATCAATAGTACCATTGTAAGGCCTTTACCCCCAGGAGCCAGACTTCATGGCATAATTGATGCATGCTACAGTGGAACTTTCCTAGATTTGGCCTTTGTCTGCAGAATAAAAAACAG GGCAGGATACTCTGAGTGGGAAGACCACCGGATCGGCTCTTACAAAGGTACCAGCGGCGGAACAGCTTTCTCTATCAGTGCCTGTGACGACCATCAAAGTTCTGGAGATACAACG GCATTCACAGGCATTCCAATGGGTGCCCTGACTTATAGTTTCATCCAAACGTTGGAGCAAGAGACTAAATTGACTTATGGAAGGTTAATTATGAGTATGCATAATAAGATTCGTGAAGCACAGAAAGGACTAGGCCTTAATGGTGCAAATGAAACTCAG GAGCCTCAATTATCCTCGTCTGAGCCGTTTGATATACACGCCAAGGTGGTGGCTATATAG
- the LOC129885759 gene encoding probable protein phosphatase 2C 10, with protein MDNLCCFNSKFSKLAGGRSSCSSGKGRSNQGPTKYGFSLVKGKANHPMEDYHVSKFVQLHGHELGLFAIYDGHLGDSVPAYLQKHLFSNILNEENFRNDPHRAILKAYERTDQAILSHTPDLGRGGSTAVTAILINSHKLWVANVGDSRAVLSRRGQAIQLSIDHEPNTERDDIENRGGFVSNMPGDVARVNGQLAVSRAFGDKNLKSHLSSDPDVTNADVDADTDLLILASDGLWKVMSNQEAVDIVRKVKDPEKAAKQLAIEALVRESKDDISCIVVRFKG; from the exons ATGGATAATTTATGCTGCTTCAATTCAAAGTTCTCAAAG CTTGCAGGAGGACGGTCATCATGTAGCTCGGGGAAAGGAAGAAGCAATCAAGGGCCTACCAAGTATGGCTTCAGCCTGGTTAAAGGGAAAGCTAATCATCCCATGGAGGATTACCATGTTTCTAAATTTGTCCAGTTGCATGGACATGAGCTAGGACTTTTTGCTATTTATGATGGGCATTTGGGAGATAGTGTGCCTGCCTATTTACAAAAGCATTTGTTTTCCAATATCTTAAATGAG GAGAATTTTCGGAATGACCCTCATAGGGCAATCTTAAAAGCATATGAGAGAACAGATCAGGCTATTCTTTCACACACTCCTGATCTTGGAAGAGGTGGCTCCACTGCTGTGACTGCAATTCTTATAAATAGTCATAAGCTATGGGTAGCAAATGTTGGGGATTCAAGAGCAGTGCTTTCTAGGAGGGGTCAGGCCATCCAGCTGTCAATTGATCATGAACCAAACACCGAGCGAGATGACATTGAAAATAGAGGTGGTTTTGTCTCAAACATGCCAG GAGATGTTGCTAGAGTGAATGGGCAACTAGCCGTATCTCGCGCTTTTGGTGACAAAAACCTGAAATCACACTTGAGCTCTGATCCTGATGTAACAAATGCTGACGTTGATGCGGATACAGATCTTCTCATACTTGCAAGTGATGGTCTATGGAAG GTAATGTCAAATCAAGAGGCAGTTGACATCGTGAGGAAGGTCAAAGATCCAGAGAAGGCAGCCAAGCAGTTAGCAATCGAAGCATTGGTCAGAGAAAGTAAAGATGATATCTCGTGCATTGTTGTCCGATTTAAGGGGTAA
- the LOC129885758 gene encoding uncharacterized protein LOC129885758, which translates to MVQNQSSVIFLYVSSGAPLSCSTRPVFLPIMRFLGPQISHNCRLPPVGDFSDQLAMTESSSSSIAPLLLRNLLTSAFVFADKPFILLAERYKLLETIRYFLISAFLFFLRLLPSLFPSGENYGYPLKPQKGETYSPAATSGGAESGIYRALTQVLSIMNDIPVSSRKYEVVRSLAERLIDENLLEGNEALREVNCAALSAAFTRTLSQLESAMMAEEGGGVSGLVAGGGRDGGSYIGKLSRGLRAIRYYGDVVWQRGRARNQMSQFGCSAEKLAAELLWLAQKMAACGCVDEAIYMWASASHVAWLALSAEPRLQGSLVKVSAFLFKQSREIAKDAEDEESTKEHLRRTNMNMLMSWLPLLCRASNGTDTPVLSISERAELERILEQIIGTLEQEDEQEKVLSLWLHHFTYCPSSDWPNLHDCYTHWCTASRKLLLH; encoded by the exons ATGGTCCAAAATCAATCATCCGTGATTTTTCTTTATGTTTCTTCCGGGGCACCATTAAGCTGTTCAACCCGACCCGTTTTTTTGCCTATAATGCGTTTTCTTGGGCCTCAGATTTCCCATAATTGTCGTCTACCACCGGTGGGAGATTTTTCCGACCAACTGGCCATGACGGAAAGTAGTTCTTCCTCCATAGCTCCTTTGCTTCTTAGAAACCTATTGACATCGGCGTTTGTCTTTGCTGATAAACCCTTCATCCTCTTAGCAGAAAGATACAAACTTCTGGAAACTATACGTTATTTCCTTATTTcagcttttctcttttttcttcgcCTTTTACCTTCCTTATTCCCTTCTGGAGAAAATTACGGCTACCCTTTGAAACCCCAAAAGGGGGAGACTTATTCTCCGGCCGCAACGAGCGGGGGTGCGGAGTCCGGGATATATAGGGCCTTGACCCAAGTGTTGTCGATTATGAATGATATTCCGGTGAGTTCAAGGAAATATGAAGTGGTGAGATCATTGGCTGAGAGGCTAATTGATGAGAATCTCTTGGAGGGTAACGAAGCTTTGAGGGAAGTGAATTGCGCCGCCTTGTCCGCGGCTTTTACGCGGACGCTTAGCCAGCTGGAATCCGCCATGATGGCGGAAGAAGGCGGAGGTGTTAGTGGACTTGTGGCCGGTGGGGGTCGAGACGGCGGCAGttacataggtaaattgagCCGCGGCTTGAGAGCGATTAGGTATTACGGCGACGTTGTGTGGCAGCGCGGTAGGGCGAGGAACCAGATGAGCCAGTTTGGGTGCTCGGCTGAGAAGCTGGCGGCGGAGTTGCTATGGCTGGCTCAGAAGATGGCAGCTTGTGGTTGTGTTGATGAAGCTATTTATATGTGGGCTTCGGCTTCACATGTGGCCTGGCTTGCTCTTTCTGCTGAACCGCGGCTTCAGGGGTCACTTGTTAAGGTTTCAG CGTTCTTATTCAAACAATCCAGAGAAATAGCAAAAGACGCAGAGGATGAAGAAAGTACAAAAGAGCATCTCAGGCGGACAAACATGAATATGCTGATGTCATGGCTGCCATTGCTATGTCGAGCAAGCAACGGTACAGACACTCCAGTCCTAAGTATTAGCGAAAGGGCTGAGCTTGAAAGAATATTAGAGCAGATCATAGGGACATTGGAACAAGAAGACGAGCAAGAAAAGGTGTTGTCCCTTTGGCTTCACCATTTCACCTATTGCCCTTCCTCTGACTGGCCCAATCTTCATGATTGCTACACTCACTGGTGCACAGCTTCTCGTAAGCTTTTGCTTCACTGA
- the LOC129885761 gene encoding tobamovirus multiplication protein 1-like yields MVKAKSFILELAKGYDNGTAGVPIFDWFNGMLDVSDDGKQGIFYTLCAAYAFVSFIALVQLIRIQLRLSGIGWTTQKVFHLMNFVVCGLRAILFGVYRSVFYLRPKALEMMLLDLPGLLFFSTYTLLVLFWAEIFHQARNLPIDELRPAYYAINAVVYLIQICIWIFIRVGSTSAGVETAKLFFAVISFCAALGFFMYGGRLFAMLRRFPIESRGRQKKLHEVGFVTGICCTCFMIRCVVVAISAFNGNADVDVIDHPVLILFYYMVVEILPSVLVLYILRKLPPKRVSEQYHPIQ; encoded by the exons ATGGTAAAAGCTAAAagttttattcttgaattggCAAAGGGTTACGATAATGGAACAGCGGGAGTTCCCATCTTTGATTGGTTCAATGGAATGTTGGACGTCTCCGATGATGGGAAACAAGGCATCTTTTATACTCTATGTGCCGCCTACGCCTTTGTCTCCTTTATTGCCCTG GTACAACTCATCCGCATCCAATTGCGTCTTTCAGGAATTGGTTGGACAACACAAAAGGTTTTTCACTTGATGAATTTTGTTGTCTGTGGAT TGAGAGCAAttttatttggtgtctacaGGAGTGTGTTCTATCTGAGACCAAAA GCACTTGAGATGATGCTTCTGGATCTCCCTGGTCTTCTGTTCTTCTCTACATATACACTACTAGTTCTGTTTTGGGCTGAAATATTCCATCAG GCAAGAAACCTTCCAATTGATGAACTTCGACCTGCATATTATGCAATTAATGCTGTCGTATATCTTATACAG ATATGCATATGGATCTTCATTAGGGTTGGCTCAACTTCGGCTGGTGTCGAAACTGCTAAACTCTTTTTCGCAG TTATTTCATTTTGTGCTGCTTTGGGATTTTTCATGTATGGTGGAAG GTTGTTCGCAATGCTTCGGCGCTTTCCTATTGAATCTAGAGGCCGTCAAAAGAAGCTCCATGAG GTTGGTTTCGTGACTGGTATTTGTTGCACTTGTTTCATGATCAGATGTGTTGTG GTTGCTATTTCTGCTTTTAATGGGAATGCTGATGTTGATGTCATTGACCATCCAGTTCTCATTCTCTTCTATTACATG GTGGTGGAGATATTGCCTTCTGTTTTGGTGCTTTATATCCTGCGCAAATTGCCTCCAAAACGTGTATCAGAGCAGTATCATCCTATTCAATAA